A DNA window from Parafrankia discariae contains the following coding sequences:
- a CDS encoding CaiB/BaiF CoA transferase family protein, which produces MGNGEVHGPLTGCRVLELGSLIAGPFCGQLLGDFGAEVIKIEDPAGGDPMRNWGSQAPGGLSLTWPIIARNKKSITCDLRDARGQELVRRLAEHADVLVENFRPGTLERWNLGYDTLSSINPGLVLVRVTGYGQDGPYANRAGFGSIGEAMGGIRYTTGNPDRPPSRTGISLGDSLAGTFAALGTVMALLNRERSGRGQVVDSAIYEAVLALMEALVPEWELADFRRERTGSILPGVAPSNVYTTADGAEILIAANRDTIFTRLCDVMGSPELATNPHFDTHHGRGENLEELDKIIGEWTATQPSEQLLDRLHEAGVPAGRIYTAADMVTDAHFKARKAVVRLLHDRLGEFPMQNVAPRLSATPGGIRSLGPELGEHNETVYGGLLGLSPADREQLVADGII; this is translated from the coding sequence GTGGGCAACGGAGAAGTGCACGGGCCGTTGACGGGATGCCGTGTTCTCGAGCTCGGTTCATTGATCGCCGGCCCGTTCTGCGGGCAGCTGCTGGGCGACTTCGGCGCGGAAGTCATCAAGATAGAGGACCCCGCCGGGGGCGACCCGATGCGCAACTGGGGCAGCCAGGCGCCGGGCGGACTGTCACTCACCTGGCCGATCATCGCCCGCAACAAGAAGTCCATCACCTGTGACCTGCGGGACGCCCGCGGCCAGGAACTGGTACGGCGACTCGCCGAGCACGCGGACGTGCTCGTGGAGAACTTCCGCCCCGGCACCCTGGAACGGTGGAACCTCGGGTACGACACTCTTTCGAGTATCAATCCGGGGCTCGTCCTGGTCCGGGTCACCGGCTACGGGCAGGACGGCCCGTACGCGAACCGGGCGGGCTTCGGCTCCATCGGGGAGGCGATGGGCGGCATCCGCTACACGACCGGGAATCCGGACCGCCCGCCGAGCCGCACCGGCATCTCGCTCGGCGACTCGCTGGCGGGCACGTTCGCGGCGCTCGGAACGGTCATGGCGCTGCTCAACCGGGAGCGCAGCGGTCGCGGGCAGGTCGTCGACTCCGCCATCTACGAGGCCGTGCTGGCCCTGATGGAGGCCCTGGTGCCGGAATGGGAGCTGGCCGACTTCCGGCGCGAGCGCACCGGCTCCATCCTGCCGGGGGTCGCGCCCAGCAACGTCTACACCACCGCGGACGGCGCGGAGATCCTGATCGCGGCGAACCGGGACACCATCTTCACCCGCCTCTGCGACGTCATGGGCAGCCCTGAACTGGCGACGAACCCGCACTTCGACACACACCACGGGCGCGGCGAGAATCTCGAGGAGCTCGACAAGATCATCGGCGAGTGGACCGCGACCCAGCCCTCGGAGCAGCTCCTCGACCGCCTGCACGAGGCGGGTGTCCCGGCCGGCCGGATCTACACGGCGGCCGACATGGTCACCGACGCGCACTTCAAGGCCCGCAAGGCCGTCGTCCGGCTGCTGCACGACCGCCTCGGCGAGTTCCCGATGCAGAACGTCGCGCCGCGGCTGTCCGCCACGCCGGGCGGCATCCGCTCGCTGGGCCCGGAGCTCGGCGAGCACAACGAGACCGTCTACGGCGGCCTGCTCGGCCTCAGCCCCGCCGACCGCGAACAACTCGTCGCCGACGGCATCATCTGA